Proteins encoded in a region of the Vitis riparia cultivar Riparia Gloire de Montpellier isolate 1030 chromosome 7, EGFV_Vit.rip_1.0, whole genome shotgun sequence genome:
- the LOC117917468 gene encoding piezo-type mechanosensitive ion channel homolog isoform X1: MGSFLGGVVLPLLFLTAALLSWSLISLVDLIVFLLIQFTTPKTGFRFRRQHLLLWFVVIFSILVILSQVTFLIIWAVEGGKWSMEDAWWVKVIGFMRVMSWRFPSAIYFLVIQLLVVFVALVEIFGNRFGPTPWRDSCWGHLFSAVEHLGSHLRVASCLLFPAVQLVVGISHPSWISLPFFIGSCVGLVDWSLTSNFLGLFRWWRPLQLYAGFNIVLLYVYQLPIGLPKLFQRIADFIGLYKISGKSDWPEICSALSLVVFYIVLSYIKCDLEEMDFIMSTGESDLTNQLLPSKHSFFIRESRSGVRHTNVLLRGSVFRTFSINFFTYGFPVSLFALSFWSFHFTSVCAFGLLAYVGYVVYAFPSLFHLHRLNGLLLVFILLWAVSTYIFNVAFAFLDLQLGKDMEIWEMVGLWHYPIPGFFLLAQFGLGILVAVGNLVNNTVFLHLSDEDGQSSNENSTVEVNEETKVLIVATIAWGLRKSSRAIMLALIFLIAMKPGFIHAVYMVFFLIYLLSHNISRKTCQSLILLCEVHFALLYILQLNLISRTLEEKGSISMEILSQIGLLEHDHSWDSLEIAMLACCCAVHKHGFDVLFSFSAMVQHTPNPPIGFSILKAGLNKSVLLSIYSSSTTRDCNDNRSHERRIASFLSAIGQQFLSMYRSCGTYIAFMTILLAVYLVTPNYISFGYIFLLLVWIIGRQLVEKTKRRLWFPLKVYSLLVFIFIYSLSICSKFEMWLSRVIDLYPNLGYNPEASLLKNVWESLAIVIVMQLYSYERRQSKYNRLDAPHPVQSGILGFIRRLLIWHSQKILFVAVFYASLSPVSAFGFVYLLGLVICSTLPKVSQIPSKLFLVYTGFLVMTEYLFQMWGKQAEMFPGQKHSDLSLFLGFSVFKPGFSGIESGLRGKVLVIAACTLQYNVFHWLDKMPSTLLSMGKWEEPCPLFISEEETLPVVSVSSEVSKPSSDSSSLSVKKRGVTSYSWPSFNFGLSQESHPVPSETAESGGSGSRKFSFENIWGSTKESHKWNKKRILALKKERFETQKTTLKIYFKFWVENMFNLFGLEINMIALLLASFALSNAISMLYIAALAACVLLNRHIIWKLWPVFIFLFASILILEYLALWKNMVSLSPDNPSDTNFHCHDCWRSSDLYFHYCRNCWLGLVVDDPRTLISYYIVFMLACFKLRADHSSSFSGPFTYHQMMSQRKNIFVWRDLSFETKSMWTFLDYLRLYCYCHLLDLVLALILITGTLEYDILHLGYLCFALIFFRMRLKILKKKNEIFKFLRIYNFSIIVLSLAYQSPFVGDSSAGRHKTIDYIYEVIGFYKYDYGFRITSRSSLVEIIIFMLVSLQSYMFSSHDFDNVSRYLEAEQIGAIVHEQEKKSAWKTAQLKHIREAEESKRQRNLQVEKIKSEMLNLQTQLHSMSSNTNFDEASHCIEGLRRRSTSLNSNRDTGAPDKGEGILRKQEQSFCTDLIFPSDLHDFPATESPSAIKNTEHPMEYSLSEITELGEDSADGALVDSEKREEVKSQVKESPLISAVQLIGDGVSQVQSIGNQAVTNLVSFLNIEHEDSDSNEQYSSENGIHDTIEGQNLRHTCLNHSSSFQSDKSRTTSDAASLQIGRIFRYIWSQMRSNNDVVCYCCFVLVFLWNFSLLSMAYLAALFLYALCVNNGPSYMFWVIMLIYTEVYISVQYLYQIIIQHSGLSIQSSILHELGFPGHKIMSSFVISSLPLFLVYLCTLIQSFITAKDGEWMSFTEFNFFKRRILHRREVFVTSSWSERAQKLLQPIMNVMNMIIRGFSRYWKSLTQGAESPPYFVQLSMDVHLWPEDGIQPEKIESGINQLLKMVHDKRCNGKNPNLCPSASRVRVQSIERSQENPSLALAVFEVVYASPLTECTPTEWYKSLTPAADVAKEIREAQHAGFVEEIGFPYPVLSIIGGGKREIDLYAYIFGADLTVFFLVAMFYQSVIKNKSEFLDVYQLEDQFPKEFVFILMIIFFLIVLDRVIYLWSFAMGKVIFYFFNLILFTYSVTEYAWHMEPSHWHAGGLALRAIYFTKAVSLALQAIQIRYGIPHKSTLCRQFLTSKISRVNYFGYRLYRALPFLYELRCVLDWSCTTTSLTMYDWLKLEDIHASLFLVKCDTVLNRASHKQGEKQTKMTKFCNGICLFFVLICVIWAPMLIYSSGNPTNVANLIKDCSVQVDIKTGAGRLTLYQTTLCEKIPWDMLDGGADLDPKGYLDAFEKSDVQLICCQAEASSLWLIPHVVQNRFIQSLDWDMGMDITFTWLLTRGRPKGKEVVKYDTDVDHLNLPKQSDVQEVLNGTANSFRINNVYSRYFRVTGSGDVRPLGQEANAVSADLVLNRGNFEWWSFHDTNPSNLSGCGGLTGPMAIIASEETPPQGILGDTLSKFSIWGLYITFVLAVGRFIRLQCSDLRMRIPFENLPSCDRLIAICEDIYAARSEGELGVEEILYWTLVKIYRSPHMLLEYTKVD; the protein is encoded by the exons ATGGGGAGTTTCCTTGGTGGGGTTGTATTACCCTTGCTGTTTTTAACAG CTGCTCTACTCAGTTGGAGTTTGATATCTCTTGTTGAtttgattgtttttcttctcatcCAATTCACAACACCAAAAACAG GTTTTCGTTTTCGAAGGCAACATCTATTATTGTGGTTTGTTGTTATCTTTTCCATACTTGTTATTCTTTCGCAAGTgacatttcttattatttgggCGGTTGAGGGGGGTAAATGGAGTATGGAAGATGCTTGGTGGGTGAAGGTAATTGGATTCATGAG AGTCATGTCCTGGAGATTTCCCTCTGCGATTTATTTCTTGGTCATACAATTACTAGTGGTTTTTGTTGCTTTGGTGGAGATTTTTGGGAACAGATTTGGTCCTACTCCGTGGCGAGATTCATGTTGGGGCCATCTCTTTTCAGCGGTTGAACATTTAG GTTCTCATCTGAGGGTTGCTTCTTGCTTGCTGTTTCCTGCTGTTCAGCTGGTTGTGGGAATTAGCCATCCTTCTTGGATTTCTCTACCATTTTTTATTGGTAGCTGTGTTGGTCTTGTAGATTGGTCTCTAACAAGCAATTTTCTGGGCCTTTTCAG gtggtggaggcCTCTTCAGCTGTATGCTGGCTTCAACATTGTCCTTCTTTATGTGTATCAGCTCCCTATAGGGCTCCCTAAGCTTTTCCAGAGAATAGCTGATTTCATTGGTCTGTACAAAATATCTGGAAAATCTGACTGGCCAGAAATATGTTCTGCTCTTTCTCTTGTAGTTTTCTACATCGTG CTATCCTACATCAAATGTGATTTGGAGGAAATGGATTTCATTATGTCAACGGGGGAGAGTGACTTGACCAATCAACTTCTTCCCTCGAAGCACTCATTTTTTATTCGTGAATCAAG ATCTGGTGTAAGGCATACCAATGTTCTATTAAGGGGATCAGTCTTTCGGACATTTAGTATCAATTTTTTCACGTATGGTTTCCCG GTTTCCTTGTTTGCCCTTTCTTTTTGGAGTTTTCATTTCACAAGTGTATGTGCATTTGGATTACTCGCATATGTCGGCTATGTTGTGTATGCCTTCCCTTCCTTGTTCCATCTGCATCGGCTAAATGGACTGCTGCTTGTCTTTATTCTCTTGTGGGCTGTTAGCACGTATATTTTCAATGTGGCATTTGCATTCCTGGACCTGCAACTTGGGAAG GACATGGAGATTTGGGAGATGGTTGGGCTGTGGCATTATCCTATACCTGGTTTCTTTCTGCTTGCACAGTTTGGTCTTGGAATTCTGGTTGCTGTGGGTAATCTTGTTAACAACACTGTTTTCCTCCACTTATCTGATGAGGATGGGCAATCTTCAAATGAGAACTCTACTGTAGAAG tGAACGAAGAGACCAAGGTATTGATTGTTGCTACAATTGCATGGGGCCTGCGTAAAAGCTCTCGTGCTATCATGCTGGCGCTTATATTCCTCATTGCCATGAAACCGGGTTTCATCCATGCTGTATATA TGGTATTCTTCTTGATATATCTTTTGAGCCACAACATCAGCAGGAAGACATGTCAATCCCTGATTCTCCTATGTGAGGTTCATTTTGCACTGTTGTACATTCTTCAGCTTAATCTTATCTCCAGAACGTTGGAGGAAAAAGGCTCTATTAGTATGGAAATTCTATCGCAGATAG GTCTCCTTGAGCACGACCATTCCTGGGATTCATTAGAAATAGCTATGCTTGCATGCTGCTGTGCAGTTCATAAGCATGGTTTTGATGTGCTGTTTTCGTTCTCAGCAATGGTGCAGCACACCCCAAACCCTCCGATTGGATTCAGCATCTTGAAAGCTGGTTTGAATAAATCAGTTCTATTGTCAATTTACAGCTCTTCAACTACCAGAGACTGCAATGATAATCGTTCTCATG AGAGAAGGATAGCATCATTTCTCAGTGCAATAGGGCAGCAGTTTCTATCTATGTATCGATCCTGTGGAACGTATATAGCTTTTATGACAATTCTTCTCGCAGTATACCTGGTGACACCTAATTATATATCATTTGGGTACATTTTCCTTCTCCTTGTTTGGATCATTGGAAGACAACTTGTTGAGAAGACAAAAAGACGTTTATGGTTTCCATTAAAAGTGTATTCACTTCTGGTGTTTATATTCATATATAGCTTGAGCATTTGCTCCAAATTCGAGATGTGGTTGTCTAGAGTTATAGATCTTTATCCTAATTTGGGTTATAACCCAGAAGCTTCATTGTTGAAAAATGTTTGGGAATCTCTAGCAATTGTGATTGTGATGCAACTTTATAGTTATGAGAGGAGGCAGAGTAAGTATAACAGATTAGATGCTCCCCATCCTGTGCAATCTGGAATACTTGGGTTTATTAGACGGCTTCTGATTTGGCACAGCCAGAAGATCTTGTTTGTTGCAGTATTCTATGCATCTTTATCTCCAGTTAGTGCCTTTGGTTTTGTGTATCTTCTCGGTCTAGTCATATGTTCAACTTTACCTAAAGTTTCTCAGATCCCATCAAAATTGTTCTTAGTCTACACTGGATTTTTAGTGATGACTGAGTATCTGTTTCAGATGTGGGGTAAACAGGCTGAGATGTTTCCTGGCCAAAAGCACTCTGATTTGTCCCTTTTTTTGGGCTTCTCTGTATTTAAGCCTGGGTTTTCTGGAATAGAGTCAGGTTTGAGGGGGAAAGTACTGGTGATCGCTGCATGTACCCTTCAATACAATGTTTTTCATTGGTTGGACAAGATGCCAAGTACTCTTCTAAGTATGGGGAAATGGGAAGAGCCTTGCCCACTGTTTATCTCAGAAGAAGAGACCCTGCCTGTTGTTTCGGTTTCTAGTGAGGTGAGTAAGCCATCATCAGATTCCAGCTCTCTGTCTGTAAAAAAGAGGGGGGTGACAAGCTATTCATGGCCATCCTTTAACTTTGGTCTGTCTCAAGAATCTCATCCAGTGCCTTCTGAAACGGCTGAATCTGGAGGTAGTGGCTCTAGAAAGTTTTCATTTGAGAATATCTGGGGAAGCACTAAGGAGAGTCATAAGTGGAACAAGAAGCGGATTCTTGCCTTGAAGAAGGAGAGATTTGAAACACAGAAGACtacattgaaaatatatttcaagtTTTGGGTGGAGAATATGTTCAATCTGTTTGGCCTCGAGATAAACATGATTGCATTGCTTCTTGCCAGTTTTGCTTTGTCAAATGCTATTTCTATGCTATATATTGCAGCTCTAGCTGCTTGTGTTCTTCTGAATCGGCATATTATATGGAAGTTATGGCCCGTATTTATCTTCTTGTTTGCTTCCATTCTCATCCTTGAGTACTTAGCCCTCTGGAAGAATATGGTTTCTTTGAGTCCAGACAACCCAAGTGATACTAATTTTCATTGCCATGACTGCTGGAGAAGCTCTGATTTATATTTCCATTATTGCAGAAACTGTTGGCTGG GACTGGTTGTTGATGATCCTCGAACGCTTATCAGCTATTATATAGTCTTCATGCTTGCATGTTTCAAACTTCGTGCTGATCACTCGTCCAGTTTCTCAGGGCCATTTACATATCATCAAATGATGTCTCAACGTAAGAATATATTTGTTTGGAGAGATCTTTCATTTGAAACTAAAAGCATGTGGACTTTCCTTGACTACCTGAGGCTTTACTGTTATTGCCATCTTTTGGATCTTGTGCTGGCTTTGATTTTGATTACTGGAACCCTCGAGTATGACATTCTGCACCTTGGGTACCTATGTTTTGCTCTGATTTTCTTTCGGATGAGACTCAAAATActaaagaagaagaatgaaattttcaagttcttgCGCATATACAACTTCTCAATCATTGTTCTTTCTCTTGCCTATCAATCTCCTTTTGTGGGGGATTCCAGTGCTGGGAGGCATAAAACAATAGATTACATATATGAGGTGATTGGATTTTACAAATATGATTATGGGTTTAGGATTACTTCAAGATCTTCACTGGTTGAGATTATCATATTTATGCTGGTATCCCTGCAGTCATATATGTTTTCCTCCCATGACTTCGATAACGTGTCACGGTATCTTGAAGCAGAGCAAATAGGTGCCATTGTACATGAGCAAGAGAAAAAAAGTGCATGGAAAACTGCACAGTTAAAGCATATTCGGGAAGCTGAGGAGAGCAAACGCCAGCGTAACTTGCAAGTAGAGAAAATTAAATCTGAGATGCTCAACCTACAAACCCAGCTTCATAGCATGAGCTCTAATACAAATTTTGATGAAGCTTCTCATTGTATTGAAGGTTTAAGGAGGAGAAGTACTTCTCTTAATTCAAATAGGGACACTGGGGCCCCTGATAAAGGGGAAGGCATTCTTAGGAAACAAGAGCAGAGTTTCTGTACAGACTTGATATTCCCTTCTGACTTGCATGATTTTCCTGCTACGGAGAGTCCATCTGCGATCAAGAATACAGAGCATCCAATGGAATATTCTCTTTCTGAGATCACTGAGCTTGGCGAGGATTCTGCTGATGGAGCCTTAGTTGACTCAGAAAAAAGAGAGGAAGTTAAAAGTCAAGTAAAGGAAAGCCCGTTAATTTCTGCAGTGCAGCTGATAGGTGATGGTGTTTCCCAGGTGCAATCCATTGGAAATCAGGCAGTTACCAACCTGGTGAGCTTCTTGAACATAGAGCACGAAGATTCAGATTCAAATGAACAATATTCTTCTGAGAATGGGATACATGACACGATTGAGGGTCAAAATTTGAGGCACACATGTTTGAACCATTCATCTTCTTTTCAGTCTGATAAGAGCAGAACCACATCCGATGCTGCCAGTCTGCAGATTGGAAGGATCTTCCGTTACATATGGTCCCAGATGCGATCCAATAATGATGTTGTGTGTTATTGTTGCTTTGTTCTCGTCTTTCTTTGGAACTTTAGTTTGCTCTCTATGGCCTACCTTGCAGCCCTCTTCTTGTATGCTCTCTGTGTGAATAACGGCCCAAGTTATATGTTCTGGGTTATTATGCTTATCTACACAGAAGTATATATTTCGGTTCAGTACCTTTATCAAATTATCATTCAACACTCTGGGTTGAGCATCCAATCAAGCATACTTCATGAGCTAGGGTTTCCTGGGCATAAAATTATGTCATCTTTTGTTATCAGCTCATTGCCTCTTTTCTTAGTCTACTTATGTACCCTCATACAGAGCTTTATAACTGCAAAGGATGGTGAGTGGATGTCCTTTacagaattcaatttttttaagaggAGAATTCTCCATAGGAGAGAGGTGTTTGTGACTTCCAGCTGGAGTGAGAGAGCACAGAAGCTGCTTCAACCAATAATGAATGTGATGAATATGATAATTAGGGGCTTCTCTAGGTACTGGAAATCACTAACACAAGGAGCAGAATCTCCTCCCTACTTTGTTCAGTTGTCTATGGATGTCCACTTGTGGCCAGAAGATGGGATTCAGCCAGAGAAGATCGAGTCTGGAATAAATCAATTGCTTAAGATGGTTCATGATAAAAGATGCAATGGAAAAAACCCTAATCTTTGCCCGTCTGCTAGTAGGGTTCGCGTTCAAAGCATTGAAAGAAGCCAAGAAAACCCAAGTCTGGCCTTGGCTGTTTTTGAGGTGGTATATGCCTCCCCTTTGACAGAATGTACACCAACAGAATGGTACAAGTCTCTGACTCCTGCAGCTGATGTAGCAAAGGAGATTCGTGAAGCACAGCATGCAGGGTTTGTAGAAGAAATTGGATTCCCATACCCTGTACTTTCCATAATTGGGGGAGGCAAAAGAGAAATTGATCTGTATGCCTATATATTTGGTGCAGACTTGACTGTTTTCTTCTTAGTCGCCATGTTCTATCAATctgtgattaaaaataaaagtgaatttctAGATGTGTATCAGCTTGAAGATCAATTCCCAAAAGAGTTTGTATTTATCCTAATG ATTATCTTTTTCTTGATTGTGCTTGATCGCGTAATTTACCTTTGGTCATTTGCCATGGGAAAAGTGATATTCTACTTTTTCAACCTCATCCTCTTTACATATTCAGTTACAGAGTATGCTTGGCACATGGAGCCTTCTCATTGGCATGCAGGAGGATTAGCACTTCGTGCAATATATTTTACAAAGGCAGTTTCACTGGCACTCCAGGCTATACAGATCCGATATGGGATTCCTCATAAAAGCACTTTGTGTCGGCAATTTTTGACAAGCAAAATTTCAAGAGTTAATTATTTTGGTTACCGACTTTATCGTGCTCTGCCATTTCTTTATGAATTGCGATGTGTACTTGACTGGTCGTGCACAACCACATCTTTGACCATGTATGACTGGCTGAAG CTGGAGGACATACATGCAAGCTTGTTCCTTGTCAAATGTGATACAGTGTTGAATAGAGCTTCTCACAAACAGGGAGAGAAGCAAACAAAAATGACCAAATTTTGCAACGGAATATGTCTATTCTTCGTACTAATCTGTGTTATCTGGGCTCCAATGCTG ATTTACAGCAGTGGTAACCCAACAAATGTTGCAAACCTCATCAAAGATTGCAGTGTTCAGGTTGATATTAAGACGGGGGCTGGAAGGTTAACCTTATACCAAACCACTCTATGTGAAAAAATCCCATGGGATATGCTTGATGGTGGTGCTGATCTTGACCCCAAAGGTTATTTGGATGCATTTGAGAAGAGTGATGTCCAATTAATATGCTGTCAAGCTGAGGCAAGTAGTTTGTGGCTTATTCCCCATGTGGTTCAGAACAGATTCATTCAATCCCTTGACTGGGATATGGGAATGGATATTACTTTTACTTGGCTGCTTACCCGAGGTAGGCCAAAAGGCAAGGAAGTTGTGAAATATGATACAGATGTTGATCATTTGAATCTTCCAAAACAATCAGATGTCCAGGAAGTTCTCAATGGTACTGCCAACAGCTTCCGGATAAACAATGTTTATTCGAGATACTTTCGAGTTACTGGTTCTGGTGATGTCAGACCTTTAGGACAAGAG GCAAATGCAGTCAGTGCTGATCTTGTTCTAAATCGTGGGAATTTTGAATGGTGGTCCTTCCACGATACTAATCCTTCGAATCTAAGTGGATGTGGAGGGTTGACAGGACCCATGGCCATCATTGCATCTGAGGAAACCCCTCCAC AGGGTATTCTTGGTGACACTCTTAGCAAGTTCAGCATCTGGGGTCTCTACATTACCTTTGTGCTTGCAGTTGGCCGGTTTATCAGACTGCAGTGCTCTGACTTAAGAATGAGAATCCCCTTTGAGAACCTTCCTTCTTGCGACAG GTTGATAGCCATCTGTGAGGATATATATGCTGCAAGGTCAGAGGGTGAGCTTGGAGTGGAGGAGATTCTCTACTGGACTCTGGTGAAGATCTACAGGTCTCCACACATGCTGCTCGAATACACAAAGGTCGACTAG